The DNA region ttccccaacacTCTCCAAACCTCATGTTCCTTTCTTTAAAGAATTACAAAATAGGatgtaaaaatgtgcaaattgtTGAATAAATACTTCCAAGTCCTTCACTTCAAATTCCACTTTGTCATAACCCCTCTTATCTTTGGCCATCGTCCTTCTCCCTCCAGGCTCTCCCCAAGCCCTCCACTTCCTTATTCCCTACTTGCAGGTGAAGACTTCTGATTTCTCGCTGCAGGTGTTGCACTTGACGAAACAGCACCAGTGGAACTTGCAGTTGCACTGCCAGATGCGCGTGTAGTGGTGCGTGTTGTAGCCCCGGCCGCAGCACATCACGTTACAACTGTCCGTGTGGGTCGAGGTGCCGTTGCACAGCCTGCCCCGCGTTCCTGTGCTTCCTGTGGCCGTGTCCTCTTCGCAATAGTTTGGCGAACGCTCCAGGTACACCAGGTCTGTGTCCGTGGGCTTCTGGTAGCCCCGAGCCTCTTTGAGCCGCAGGAAGGAGGGCTGGCGGAGCCGCGAGGCTCGGACCGGCTCTACTTGAACCGCGTCACTGTAACGTTCCTTCAGCAGGTAGCCAACCTCTCTGAACTTTGGCAGGGTGATCCAGCAGGTCTTGGTGGTGCAGGAGCCGGACACGCCGTGACACTTACACTCCagcttcatcctctcctctagGATCTgatcacacagagagcagaaattAGGTCTGTTTGAATTAAAAGAGATCGTGAAGAGCTGAGAATAGATTCTTTGTGATGCACACACGCGTGCATTGCTTGAATTTGAAACAGTCAGGGGCAATTGCACAGCCTTCAAATCTGTCTCTTTTGGTAAGCTGGGCTTTCTGCGGACACTTCAACTTTCAGCACGCTGACCGGCGTGCCAACTTTGTGTCAAAAACCTGGGGAAAATAACTCATAACCCAAGACTGTAGTCTCTAATTAACTTTACCTTTCTTCAGACCACATAATGGCGTGACAGCCCGAGAAAACTGACCAGAGCTGTTGTGCAACCATATAGAATTACATTGTGGTTTGAGCCAGATTTATATTGTAATGCCATACAAATCCTCTCAGATGACAGTATTGACAGGTGACTGTTTGCCCTTGTGACTGAGCTTGATGccaacatgacaaaaaaaaagagctcaTAATTAGAACATCTTGTAACTTGTTTGTCCAGAACACTGCGCAAATCACTCGCTCCCCTTCATGGCTATCACATTCTGGGGGAGTTTGCTCTAGACTTTGGTTGGCTCAGTGTGTGCGGTGGTGCAGAAGCTCGGTCTTTGGTGCTGCCActgagaaaggaagagagagagacttgcAATAATATCCTCTAATATCCTCACTTAATGCCGGGTAATTCGGTGAATGGACTGTCGGGCTATGGCACAACTCCATTTTGGCAGCTGTGTCTGCCAAGTGTTGCATTTctgtcacacacgcacgctcacacTTGTACTCTACTGTGCAGGAGCTTTGTTTAATCATTTCTGCACTTGTACAGTTTAAGGCTGATGGATTTATAGTAACTGATGCAAATGCACAATCAATTTTGCAGCATCATGGATGATCTGTGCCAGTTCAGctattttcctcttcctccataaTGTCGCATGTCTTTATACTTCAGTGTGGTGTTGCATGGTGTATTGTATATTTGTCCTTGGTGCGTTCAAATTGACTTTGCTCATGTTACCTTTCGCCCTGCCTCATTGTTGTGCAGGTTCATCAGCCGGCGGGCGTTTTTCTTGATCTCACGGGCGTCTACAAAGCGGCGCGAGAACTCCACGCCGTACTTGACATCGGCTGAGCAGCCTCCCCACTTCCAGCCGTCCTCTTGGTAGTCGTGGTAGCCCTGCTTCTCACGGTCACAGCCGCACTGGCTGAGGTTGCCTTGGCTACAAGCCGTGGTAACTGCGTGGGCAACTCCGGCTGCGGTGATGGCATAAGTGAATGCTGCCTCCCTGCTGcctgaagagaagaaaaggattTAAGTTGGAGGGGAAAGTAGTGGAAAGTACCATAATAGAAGTACTCTCATTATTTCAATTGAGTAGATCTAAAATCAGAAATCCCAGCGCTCTGCATGCCTGTCATGCAGTTTTGTGCAGGTTTGTTTTGACCTTCGTCCTATgtgaaggaaaacacatttcacgTTAAAGGAGTGTAAATTTTACACATGAATTGCAGCTGACTTGTCATCAGAAGTGCCACTCAGCCTGTCAAAACAGCTGTACAGTGTCTCCTGTGAAacaaccctgatgatgtcattagaGTTACTAAACTAAGAGGCTAAACCTGAGACTAACTGGACTTCTGCTGCTTCTTAAAGGCACTGCACGCCCACGCCGTTTACGCTCATTCTGCCCAATCAGACCTATTTTCAGGTTGGATGTTGGGCAGAGCTACGCTGGAGCTACATGAGGTAACCCAACTTCATTAACCAATATAAAATAATGAACGTGTCATTTCTCCCACCCAGCCACATGCAACAACACTAACAGGAGGTGTGGAGTGTCAATCAAGCCTACATAGTCCGAAGACGAGGTCTAATCAGGCAagtaagtgaaaacacctgtgtgggtggactATAGCTGCATGTCATGCTTGTCTCTCTCTCGTCCctcatttcctttctgcttcTGTACGATCAGCTTtccaataaagacaaaatgccAAAGAATCGTGTTAAATAGTGCAATACTAAGT from Chaetodon trifascialis isolate fChaTrf1 chromosome 22, fChaTrf1.hap1, whole genome shotgun sequence includes:
- the wnt7ba gene encoding protein Wnt-7b, which codes for MLIISSRSALLSVYYPQIFLILTSGSYLALSSVVALGANIICNKIPGLAPRQRALCQSRPDAIIVIGEGAQLGINECQYQFRYGRWNCSALGERTVFGQELRVGSREAAFTYAITAAGVAHAVTTACSQGNLSQCGCDREKQGYHDYQEDGWKWGGCSADVKYGVEFSRRFVDAREIKKNARRLMNLHNNEAGRKILEERMKLECKCHGVSGSCTTKTCWITLPKFREVGYLLKERYSDAVQVEPVRASRLRQPSFLRLKEARGYQKPTDTDLVYLERSPNYCEEDTATGSTGTRGRLCNGTSTHTDSCNVMCCGRGYNTHHYTRIWQCNCKFHWCCFVKCNTCSEKSEVFTCK